GCTTAGTACCACGGCGTCGACCTTGCAGAGGTCAACGTTCATTTTGTAGGCATTATGCAAAACTGTTTTCCCAGAAGCTCCCGTGTCAAGTAAAATAGATGTTTCATTTTTATCCATTTTAACCTTTACGAGAACAGATAATCCATGCTCAGCCCAAAGCCACGGTTTTCCAGGATTTTTCGTGTCTTCTACAAGAATTTTAAGTTGGACTTCCTCTATCAAGGTTCCACTTCCTAAGAGAATATTGAATTAACCCCTGCGGAATATTAAAGTTCTTTTAAATCTCAATTAAAATGAAAGGTGGTAAACCCTGCCTAAAAGGGAGGAAAAGAAGAAGAGAAAGGTTGAGCCTTGGGAAGACTCTGAATACAGTGAAATTGAGGGCTACGTGAGCACTGCTGAGGAAGATCTTGAAGACGAAGAAACTGAAGATGAAGACAATTAAACGGTAAACATATATCTAACTTTTAAACTCCTAAATTCAAACATTAAAATTTGAGATGAGAAACTTGGCAGGGAAAGACCAAGAACTTGTTAATAAAATCTTGAAGCTGAAAAAGGAAAAGAAGGCAGTCATACTTGCACATAATTATCAACGTGCAGAAATTCAAGACATAGCCGACTACGTTGGAGACAGCATAGAACTCTCAAGAAAGGCCGTGGAGGAAAAAGAAGCAGAAATAATTCTTTTCTCAGCCGTAGACTTCATGGCTGAATCAGCCGCTATTCTAAATCCGGAAAAGAAAGTTTTGTTACCAAGCAAAGGCGCAAGATGTCCCATGGCCCAGATGCTTCCAGTAGAGCAAGTTAGAATGTGGAAAAGAAAGCATCCGAGTGTTCCCGTTGTACTTTATGTCAATACTTTAGCGGAGGCGAAAGCCGAATGCGACGTGTGCTGTACATCCGCTAACGCTGTTGAAATAGTTAACGCCTTAGATGCAGAAAAAGTCCTATTCGGGCCAGACCGCAACTTGGCATGGCACGTTCAGAAAGAAACTGGAAAAGAGGTTATCCCAATTCCTGAACGTGGCTTCTGTCCAACCCATCTGCTATTCCAGAAAGAAGACATTCAAATACTGAGGAAGGAGAATGCTGACGCCGTTGTTGCCGTTCATCCTGAATGCCTTCCAGAAGTGCAGGCCATAGCCGATTTTGTCGGTAGCACATCTCAAATGTGTAGATACGCAAAAAATTCAACCAGCCAAAAAATTATTATCGCAACCGAAGTTGGACTTCTACATCGTTTAAAGAAGGAGAATCCGGAAAAAACGTTTTTGCCAGCTTATTCGGATGCAGTTTGCCCAAACATGAAGTTGAATACTCTTGAAAGGCTTTATTTGGCGCTGAAAAATGAAGAATATGCAGTTTCTGTTCCGGTTGCTGTAGCGAAGAAGGCCAGAGAAGCTTTGGAAAAAATGTTCACTCTTCTTTCTCGCTAGATTCTTTAGGCTTGCTCTTCTCTTGCTCTCCGATCTTTTTTAGGCCATAAAGGCCGACTAGCGGCACGCCGGCTTCTGGCATTGTGCTTGGAATAAGCATTATAGTGTTTGTTCCTGGTTGCTGTCCAATCTCGTAAAGTATGTTCATCCATCTTAGGGCTAATGCCTTAGGATTTTTCTCGTAAAGTTCTGCTGCTTCAATCATTTTCTGGGCTGCTTGGTACTCGGCAGTTGCCAAGGTTACTCTCGCCATTCTTTCTCTTTCAGCTTGGGCCTGTCTGGACATGGCGTCTTGAAGAACAGACGGGATGATAACGTCCTTAACTTCGACGGCGGTAACTTTTATTCCCCAAGCCTCAGTTTTCTCGTCAATTATTTCTCGTAGGTGAGCTCCAACCTTTTCTCTTTCAGCCAGAAGTTCGTTAAGTTCTATTCTTCCTATAACCTCCCGCAGCGTAGTCTGCGCAGCCCATTGAGTTGCCACTAGATAGTCTTCAACGTTTAATATGCACTTTTCAACATCCACTGGTTTGCAGTACATAACTGCGTCCACATTTACTGGCACATTGTCCATGGTCAACGTCTGCTCTGTTCTGAACGGAATAGTCATGATTCTTGTTGATACTATTCGGGGTACTCTTTCTATGAAAGGAATTACATAGGTTATTCCCGGCCCTCTTATTCCCACGTAGCGTCCAAGTCTGAGAACTGGCATGCGTTCCCATTCTCTGATTATTCTTATTCCGCTCAGTAGAATTAGCACTATGATTATTACTATGAATATTCCGAATAGTGTTAACCCGTCCATGATTTCTTCTCACCACATAGGGAGTCTCAGTACGAAAAGTTAAGCTTTTTCATCTGCAGGCTTTACGATGAGAATTAAGCCCTCTTTGCCAATAACTTCTACTTTTTCTCCCTTTTTTACTGGTTTTCCATGCGTTTTTGCACGCCAATATTCGCCTAAGACTCTAATTTCGCCTTGAGGAGCTAAATCTGTAGCTGCTATTCCTTTCGCTCCAATAAGGGCTTCAGCTCCAGTTTTAGCTTTAAGCATTTTGGTTTCAGCAAGCTTGTAAACTAAAAGTGCGAAAACAATGGATGACAAAATGGCGGCTACTACGAGGGTTTCCTGAATTTGCCTTGCAATTTCCGGGTTAAGCAGCCATTGTGGAGAGGGAAACATGAATAGGCTTCCGATGATTATGCATATTGCTCCAGTAACCGCTAAAACACCAATATTTGTTTTCAATTCTGCAATCAAAAGAGCAACTCCTAAAACAAAAAATAAAACCGCTGCCGGCGCAATTCCGATAGCTCCAAAGGAAACTAAAGCTAAGAAGAGACATATCGCCCCAGCAATTTCGGCTCCCCACCCCGGAGTTTTAATTCCTATCAAAATTGCAAAGATTCCTATTATTAAAAGAAGGGAACTCACAAGCGGATTAAAGAGAACTCTCAGAAAAAGAACTTGAATTCCAACCGAATATTCAATTACCTTAGCCTCGCTTATCCCCTCAAAATCCACCCTTTCCTTATAATCATAATTTTGAGCTTCATTTTTTAAGACAAGTTTCCAGACCGTCGTTTCCTCAAGATTTTCAAATTTAATCAACGAAAATGACTCCAGCTTTTTAAGCAGAACCGTTAGGTTTTCGGCTACGACTTCAATAACGCCGAATCGCAAGGCTTTTTCCGGCCCCAAATTGAGATTTTCTTCAACAAAAAGTCTTGCAGCAGTTTCGTTTCGACAGTGAAACTTTGCGTGATTTGCAATTAAATCCGCATAAGCGTTAACATATTTGGATGATTCTACAACCTCTCCGGTTGGAAGTGCAGGTTGGCATGACCCTATGGTTGTGCCTGGCGCCATTGCAGCAATGTGGGAAGCCATTAAAATGTATGTTCCACCGCTCCATGCCGCGGCTCCGCTTGGGTATACGAACACGCAAGTAGGTACTTTCGAGTTTTCAAGTAAAGTCATTATTTCCTGAACGGCTCCTGCTTCTCCGCCTGGAGTGTTCTCCTCAAAAACTATTAGGCGGACAGACGAGGACTCAGCCATCTTTAGAGAATTTTCAAACATTATTTTTGTAGCCTCAGTTATTTCGCCGTCAACCTTTACAACTAACACAACATTCGAACCGTTGTCTGCAGAAACAAAGTTTGAGAACGGAATAAATAAGAGAGCAGTGGCAGCTAGGAAAAATATTACAGTAACTAGACGAACTTTCATCAATAATTTTTTAGTCTTGCAACTAGATAAATTAATCGAAGGCAACATTCTAAGATAAAAGTGAGCTAATATGCCTAGAAAAGAGTACTCCTTAAAAGATTATGAAGAAATGCTTAAGGAGAAAATTAAACGGAAAGAGCTTAAGTGTCACAAATGCGGAAACGAAGAAGATTTTATGGTTAATGAACTGGGCCATGTTTTCTGTAACAAGTGCTATGAGAAAATTAGATTTGTGAGATGGAACAAAAAGTAACGGCCTTTCTCATTTTTTAAACATGCTGCTTCTCGCATCTAAAATTCTCTTAAAAACAACCAAGTTTGTTAATACTGCTAAAATGATTAAAGTGATGTAGGCTTGGTTAAGTATTCCGCCAATCATAATTATGAATAGGCGTACGTCCCTGTTTGCGGCGTAACCTGAAAAACCAGTTTTAAAGACCAAATTCAAGTCAGCTTCAGCTTTTGCTCTGCTGTAGCTTACCATTAAACTGCCGAAAAGAGCTGCAAGCCCCACGGCTAAAACGATTAAAGTGTTTCTGTTTAAACTCAACGCATTTAGCGTTAAGCCTAAAATAATGGCTGAATCTGCGTAGCGGTCAAGAATCGAATCGAAAAAACCTCCGAACTTTGAAATTTTACCAGTTATCACAGCGAGGTCACCGTCCACTCCGTCCAGAATTGAGGCTGCTTGTGCAAGTATTCCTCCAACAATGCTTTGTCCAAGTAGAAAAGAGATTCCGGAGAAAACTCCTACTAGAAAACTGAGAAAACTCATCTGGTTAGGGGTTATTCTCGTTTTTTCAGCTAGAAAACGTGCAGTTGGCCTTGAAAATCTTCTATTTATGAGTTGGGAGACTATTCCATCCCATTTTTTATGCAATAGAAGTCATCTCAGCTAAAATTTTCTCGGCAAACTCCAAATCTTCCGGTAAGTCTATGTCAAGCCAGAAAAGACCTGAAACATCGCAAGCCCAAAATGGAACGTCATCTCGAATCATTTGCCTTAAACATTTACTGACGGTAACTGGAGGATTTTCCTTAACCTTCTCGATTTCTTCAAAAATTCTTCCATTTAAAATGAAAACTCCAGTGTCTATGGCGTTCCATTCTGTTAGGTTCTTTCCAATGTTTTGTATGAATCCTTTATCGTTCACTAAAACTTTGGTTGCGTCCTTTAGTTGTGAATTATACTTGGGTGAACGGTCGACACATAGTAGCGGACTTTTTCCGACGTGTTCAATGGCTTTTTTAACGATTTCAGCGGTAACGAGGTGGTCTGCCATTAAAACGAGGAAAGATTCAGAGTTTTCAAAAAATTTTCTTGTAACGTATAAGGATATGCCGTTTCCTTCCTCGTAAGCGGGATTATAAACATACCTAATTTTGATATTGTATTTTTCTTTGCCAAGATAATTTTGGATAGTTTCAGCTTTGTAGCCAACTACAATTATGCATTCTTCTATGCCGTTTTTACTCAAAGCTTCTAAAGGGTACTCTATTAGTGGTTTCCCAAAAATGGGGATTAAGGGTTTAGGCTTATCATTCATGCATTTGGATATGCGTTTTCCCCGTCCGGCTGCAAGTATTACTGCCTTAATCATTTTATCGTTCTCGTTTTCCTTGAATAAAGTCCTCAACCCACTGTCTCGCTAGGTGGTCTGGCACCTGCTGCGGCGGATGCTTGAAGGCGTAGGCTGAAATGCTTATCAACGGGCCGGCGACCCCTCTGTCAAGGGCTATTTTAACCGCTCTGATAACGTCTATTACCATTCCTGCACTGTTAGGCGAATCTTCAACTTGAAGTCTAACGTCTATCGTAACTGGCGTATTGCCGAACTTTCGTCCTTCTATGCGTATGAAGCACACCTTTGTGTCGTTTAGGAATGGCACATAACCGCTTGGTCCAGCCCATGCTTCCGTCTTGTATGGCACTAGGCTTGTTACTGCTTCCGTCTTACTTATCTTCTTGGTTGTTAACCTATCGTCAGCCGTCATGTTTAGGAAGTCCGTGTTTCCGCCAACGTTAAGCTGGTAGGTTTTCTCGATTTCTACTCCTCTCATTACGAGTAGGTGAGCTAATGCCCTATGGACTATGGTTGCGCCGAGCTGGCTTTTTACGTCGTCTCCGGCTATTGGGATTCCTCGCTCCTCGAACTTTCCAGCCCATGTTGGATCTGAGGCTATAAATTCAGGTATGCAGTTGACGAAGGCTACTTTTGCGTCTAGGCAAGCTTCAGCTAGGTGCCGTGACGCCTTGTGGCTTCCGACTGGAAGGAAGTTTATGAGAATGTCTGCTTGAGTTTCCCTTAACACTTGGGCGACGTCAACTGGTTTAACTTCTTTTTCGTCGTAGGCTTTGAAAGGCTCCCGCATGTGGGGGGCGACACCGTCGAGTATCGGAGCTGGCAAAACTTCTACTCCGAGCTTTGGCACGTCGGCGAACTTGTAGCAGCAGTTTGGCTCAGTGAAAATTGCCTCTGAGAGATCCTTGCCGATTTTTAGTCTGTTGATATCGAAGGCGGCTACGAATTCGATGTCCTTTATTCTGTAGCCTCCGAAGTTAACGTGCATAAGTCCAGGTATGCGGTCACGGTCATTTGCATTCTTGTAGTATTCTACTCCCTGCACTAAAGCTGAAGCGCAATTTCCAATTCCCGCTATCGCAACACGTATGCTCATGAACTCTCCCTCCCTCTACGAACTAGTGTAGATTTAAACTAGATAGGTGAGGAGTATGTTAGAACAAATGGCATTTTTATTGATGATAGGCCCTTACATATAAATTTTATGCAATTACTCGTGCAAAAACTATATATAAAATTGGTATGTTGCAGAAAAGATTTTGAAGGTCTTTTGTAGTGATAAGTCAAATTTGGGGAGGATTCCTCATATGGCTTCAAGGCTGAAGTGGCTGCTCGTCGCCGAATCCCTTTTCGCAGGAGCGTACATAGCCCTAACACGCGGATTGTTCCTAATATTCCTAGTTGCAATGGGGCATGATGTTAGAGGAATATCATTTGTCATATTGCTTTCCTCCCTTCTTTCAGTAATCATTGGACTCGCTCTTTACAAGCGACCAAACTTCTTAGTTAGAAAAGTTAAACAAAAACTATCCGCATTCCATTTATTAGAAAGACTTACATGGTTTTTCATCCCGTTAACCTCGAATCTTCTCGTAATTTCCCTACTTTATTCACTATGCATAATTTTTTCTTCTTTCATAAGCACTTTCTTAACTTTCGCAATTTACGGTTTACTACCAGAAGAAGACATAAAGGAAGTAACTTCAAAAAGAACGGCTGCAGGCAACGTTTCAAGCATTGTTGGATTTGCCTTAGGCACGTTTCTTTTAGCCTTCCTCCAAACTGACGAAAAATTTATTTACATTTTCTTCTTAGGAGCAACAGTGGGAGTTTTATCAACTATTTCAGTTCTTCTTATGGATCTTTCTCAGTTAGAAGGAGCAGAGCTCCCCAGCGGCATCAAGGAACCCGAAAAAATATTTTCGACATCAATGTTTTTCGTAATTTTTCTTTTTGCTGGAAACCTGCTTGCAATAGTTTGGACTCCCTACTTAATGGTTAAGCTTAACGGCCCAGAGTTTTTGGTGGCATCCTTAAACTTAGCTGGAACAGTTTCAAGCATAGCTGCATCGCTTTTTTGGGGTAAAAGAAGCTTGAAAATTCTGCGAACCGGACTTATTTTAAATATTTTATCTCCAATTCTTGTTTTAACCATTCCAGTACCGTTTTATCATCTAGGAATTTCAATTTACAACTCTTTCGCGTTTACTGCTGCAAACTTTCTCGGACTTTTCCTATTCGCAAAGTACAATGAATGGTTCGGAGCCGTTAAATCAAGTACGTTAATAATTGTTATTGGAAATATCGCGCAGTTCATCGCGGCGGTTCTTGGAATGATTCTAAGCACAAACTACCTAGTTACTTTCCTGTTAATCATAGCGTTATACGTCGGCGCAGCCGTCTTAGCTGTTATGACCGTTCCAGAAATAGCAATAGTCCCAGAATATTTAGCTAGAACGTACTCGCGGGTACTCTACAGAAGCAGCGTGTTCGGTTACAGAGTTGCTGTGGAAATTTCAAAGGAGACAATCTTTATGATCTTCAGGTTAATTGCATTAACTATTGTTTTTTCAGCGTTATATTTAATATATAGAATTCTCTGGGCATTAATAATATAGTAGCGGTGGTGACGAAGCAAATTGTTTAAGGAGGGAAACGGCTGGGACAGCATTTCTGAAGTATTTAATCAAATAGCATCGGATATTGTGAAGTTCATTCCTAAAATTCTCATAGCGTTAGTTATCATTTTAATCGCAATCGCAATAATCAAAGTTTTAAATTTCTCCTTTAGAAAACTGCTGAAAATGGCGAAAATAGACGAATTTTTCACAAAAATTGCTGGGATTTCCCTCCCCTTCTCCATAACTAACTTGCTAATATACTTGGCTGATTTGGGAATAATCCTGATCGCTTTATACTCAATTGTTGACGTTTGCGGTGGACCGCAGTACTCACGGATGATGACCGACGTATTATATTATGGAGCGAGAGTGGCAAGTGTAATAGTCATTACCTTAGTTCTATTCGCAAGCTTCAACCTTGTTGTGCGAAGACTTCGAGTTGAAAGCAGGCTTAGGGGCTACATGCTATTCATGGCTATGCTTCTCGTAACAGCAATGCTGGTCGATGTTACTGCATTGTCTGACCCGGTGAAAACAGCGTTAATAACGGGAATATCATTAGGAGTGGGGATATCACTGGGCGTATTTGCAATCTGGTTCTTCTTCCACGAGTACTTCGACAAAATGTTGGAGAAAAAGGAAACGGAATAGAAACATGTAAAGGTAACATTTTAGTTGTTCCGAAACATTTAGACAATGGGGCTGTCATCAACTATTGAAGGATGGGCCATGATAAAACTTGTAACAATAGGGCGAGGTGGAACCGGAAAAACCAGCTTCGTAGCTTTAATGACAAAATACCTAATAGAAAAGGGTGAAGACCCACTTCTACTTGTAGACGCTGACCCGGACCAAAACTTAGGTGAAATGCTCGGCATAGACCTAAAAGAACAGGGCAAAAAGTCAATTTCCGAATTAATAGTTGAAACTTTTATTGAAGGAAAAGGGACAACTGTGGGCATTCCTCCAAGCGAACGTATGGAAAGCAAGATTTGGGAGAAAGGCATGTACGAAGGCGACTACTTCGATTTCATAGCAATAGGCGTAAAATGGGTTGAAGGATGCTACTGTCTCCCAAACGCAGCCCTAA
Above is a genomic segment from Candidatus Bathyarchaeota archaeon containing:
- a CDS encoding NTP transferase domain-containing protein; this translates as MIKAVILAAGRGKRISKCMNDKPKPLIPIFGKPLIEYPLEALSKNGIEECIIVVGYKAETIQNYLGKEKYNIKIRYVYNPAYEEGNGISLYVTRKFFENSESFLVLMADHLVTAEIVKKAIEHVGKSPLLCVDRSPKYNSQLKDATKVLVNDKGFIQNIGKNLTEWNAIDTGVFILNGRIFEEIEKVKENPPVTVSKCLRQMIRDDVPFWACDVSGLFWLDIDLPEDLEFAEKILAEMTSIA
- a CDS encoding inositol-3-phosphate synthase, whose amino-acid sequence is MSIRVAIAGIGNCASALVQGVEYYKNANDRDRIPGLMHVNFGGYRIKDIEFVAAFDINRLKIGKDLSEAIFTEPNCCYKFADVPKLGVEVLPAPILDGVAPHMREPFKAYDEKEVKPVDVAQVLRETQADILINFLPVGSHKASRHLAEACLDAKVAFVNCIPEFIASDPTWAGKFEERGIPIAGDDVKSQLGATIVHRALAHLLVMRGVEIEKTYQLNVGGNTDFLNMTADDRLTTKKISKTEAVTSLVPYKTEAWAGPSGYVPFLNDTKVCFIRIEGRKFGNTPVTIDVRLQVEDSPNSAGMVIDVIRAVKIALDRGVAGPLISISAYAFKHPPQQVPDHLARQWVEDFIQGKRER
- a CDS encoding nodulation protein NfeD is translated as MKVRLVTVIFFLAATALLFIPFSNFVSADNGSNVVLVVKVDGEITEATKIMFENSLKMAESSSVRLIVFEENTPGGEAGAVQEIMTLLENSKVPTCVFVYPSGAAAWSGGTYILMASHIAAMAPGTTIGSCQPALPTGEVVESSKYVNAYADLIANHAKFHCRNETAARLFVEENLNLGPEKALRFGVIEVVAENLTVLLKKLESFSLIKFENLEETTVWKLVLKNEAQNYDYKERVDFEGISEAKVIEYSVGIQVLFLRVLFNPLVSSLLLIIGIFAILIGIKTPGWGAEIAGAICLFLALVSFGAIGIAPAAVLFFVLGVALLIAELKTNIGVLAVTGAICIIIGSLFMFPSPQWLLNPEIARQIQETLVVAAILSSIVFALLVYKLAETKMLKAKTGAEALIGAKGIAATDLAPQGEIRVLGEYWRAKTHGKPVKKGEKVEVIGKEGLILIVKPADEKA
- a CDS encoding slipin family protein, which encodes MDGLTLFGIFIVIIIVLILLSGIRIIREWERMPVLRLGRYVGIRGPGITYVIPFIERVPRIVSTRIMTIPFRTEQTLTMDNVPVNVDAVMYCKPVDVEKCILNVEDYLVATQWAAQTTLREVIGRIELNELLAEREKVGAHLREIIDEKTEAWGIKVTAVEVKDVIIPSVLQDAMSRQAQAERERMARVTLATAEYQAAQKMIEAAELYEKNPKALALRWMNILYEIGQQPGTNTIMLIPSTMPEAGVPLVGLYGLKKIGEQEKSKPKESSEKEE
- a CDS encoding CDP-alcohol phosphatidyltransferase family protein — translated: MHKKWDGIVSQLINRRFSRPTARFLAEKTRITPNQMSFLSFLVGVFSGISFLLGQSIVGGILAQAASILDGVDGDLAVITGKISKFGGFFDSILDRYADSAIILGLTLNALSLNRNTLIVLAVGLAALFGSLMVSYSRAKAEADLNLVFKTGFSGYAANRDVRLFIIMIGGILNQAYITLIILAVLTNLVVFKRILDARSSMFKK
- the nadA gene encoding quinolinate synthase NadA: MRNLAGKDQELVNKILKLKKEKKAVILAHNYQRAEIQDIADYVGDSIELSRKAVEEKEAEIILFSAVDFMAESAAILNPEKKVLLPSKGARCPMAQMLPVEQVRMWKRKHPSVPVVLYVNTLAEAKAECDVCCTSANAVEIVNALDAEKVLFGPDRNLAWHVQKETGKEVIPIPERGFCPTHLLFQKEDIQILRKENADAVVAVHPECLPEVQAIADFVGSTSQMCRYAKNSTSQKIIIATEVGLLHRLKKENPEKTFLPAYSDAVCPNMKLNTLERLYLALKNEEYAVSVPVAVAKKAREALEKMFTLLSR